The following are from one region of the Paenibacillus sabinae T27 genome:
- a CDS encoding LTA synthase family protein: protein MRHFKPGKRLGIMLLSFLIGGFILNFIIQAASFGMNAISVLNWISQFYWLYVFGSLFFFFVLLVFAAVIPNGYAGSLIAFLACAILGFADYKKLSTTGEPLFPWDLMLVKNAQEMGKITKGMVSPLALVLAVVLVAGLIYLLRKLPKVKIGLPLRAVFTVLSAVVITGFILMVDGQTTLATSIKYQNIYWNQKVNYSQNGFLFAFTGNLKQNLMDKPDGYSREAIAQIAQKYGALPDIGSNAAPSDTPNIMYMMDEAFFDPTRLPSYTFSEDPLKFIHGEEKNTPSGYLLSPEFGGNTANIEFEALTGQSMYFLKDGSIPYQQRIVKMSSLPSIVSILKERGYRSLAVHPFDGTFYNRNKVYPVIGFDQFTTQQEMNGAERITPDGYVSDMAAVKEAVHELQSSGQPTFLHLVTMQNHFPFNKGSNGPNTITVNGVKPERKDELETYVQDTKLTDEALAYLDQELKSIKRPTIVVFWGDHLPALSADIYTQAGWDANPRMKHETKLMVMANFDIGKQPLGTISPAFIGPTIFELTGQRLPAYYKLLEQVKAELPGLSKNVLIGRTGVVTGLTAAQQKLLDDYRMVQYDMLEGENYSKDMLFK, encoded by the coding sequence TTGCGCCATTTTAAACCCGGCAAACGTCTGGGAATTATGCTGCTGTCATTTTTGATCGGCGGATTTATCCTGAATTTTATCATACAGGCCGCTTCGTTTGGCATGAATGCTATAAGCGTTCTGAATTGGATATCGCAATTCTATTGGCTGTATGTGTTCGGAAGTCTGTTCTTTTTCTTCGTGCTGCTTGTCTTTGCGGCAGTTATTCCGAACGGGTATGCGGGTTCCCTGATCGCCTTTCTAGCCTGCGCCATATTGGGCTTTGCCGATTACAAGAAGCTGTCAACGACCGGAGAACCGCTGTTTCCGTGGGATTTGATGCTGGTCAAGAATGCTCAGGAGATGGGCAAGATCACCAAGGGCATGGTCTCACCGCTTGCGCTAGTGCTAGCTGTTGTTCTTGTTGCGGGTTTAATCTATTTGCTGCGCAAGCTGCCCAAGGTTAAGATCGGCTTGCCGCTGAGGGCGGTGTTTACCGTTCTTTCGGCTGTCGTGATTACCGGATTTATCCTGATGGTTGACGGTCAGACGACGCTTGCGACGTCCATCAAATATCAGAATATTTACTGGAACCAGAAGGTGAACTATAGTCAGAACGGTTTTTTGTTTGCTTTTACAGGCAATCTGAAGCAGAATCTGATGGATAAACCGGACGGATACAGCAGAGAAGCGATCGCTCAAATCGCCCAGAAATACGGCGCGCTGCCGGATATCGGCTCGAACGCTGCGCCTTCTGATACTCCTAACATCATGTACATGATGGACGAAGCTTTTTTCGACCCAACGAGGCTTCCTTCTTATACCTTCAGCGAAGATCCTTTGAAATTCATCCATGGGGAGGAGAAAAATACGCCGTCCGGCTACCTGCTGTCTCCCGAGTTCGGGGGAAATACGGCCAATATCGAATTTGAGGCGCTGACAGGCCAGTCGATGTATTTTCTGAAAGACGGTTCCATTCCTTACCAGCAGCGCATTGTCAAAATGTCCTCGCTGCCTTCCATCGTCAGCATTTTGAAGGAACGGGGGTACCGGTCGCTGGCGGTTCATCCTTTCGATGGAACGTTCTACAACCGGAACAAGGTTTATCCGGTGATCGGTTTCGATCAATTCACGACCCAGCAGGAGATGAACGGAGCCGAGCGGATCACGCCGGACGGTTACGTTTCAGATATGGCGGCCGTGAAGGAGGCTGTGCACGAGCTTCAGAGCTCCGGTCAGCCGACGTTCCTGCACCTCGTAACGATGCAGAATCATTTTCCGTTCAACAAAGGCTCGAATGGGCCGAATACGATTACGGTTAACGGGGTGAAGCCGGAGCGGAAGGATGAACTGGAAACGTATGTTCAGGATACGAAGCTGACCGACGAGGCGCTGGCCTACCTGGATCAGGAGCTGAAGTCGATCAAACGGCCGACGATAGTCGTATTTTGGGGTGATCATCTTCCAGCTCTGTCGGCGGACATCTATACGCAGGCGGGCTGGGACGCCAATCCCAGAATGAAGCATGAAACGAAGCTGATGGTTATGGCCAATTTTGATATCGGCAAGCAGCCTTTGGGGACGATCAGTCCTGCTTTCATCGGGCCGACGATCTTTGAACTGACGGGGCAGAGGCTTCCGGCGTACTATAAGCTGCTGGAACAGGTTAAAGCGGAGCTTCCAGGATTGAGCAAAAATGTCCTGATCGGGCGCACCGGCGTTGTCACCGGGCTGACTGCCGCGCAGCAGAAGCTGCTGGACGATTACCGGATGGTGCAATACGACATGCTTGAAGGAGAGAACTACTCGAAGGATATGCTGTTTAAATAA
- a CDS encoding amidohydrolase: MRQLFKADQVYEGGRFQQNRAILVEDGRIVETGEQSLLERKYSRTPTFDWTGKAILPGTVNAHNHSFQSLLRGIAADRPFLEWRDQALYKYTPLLDEEAIYIGALFAFGEMLKYGVTTVSDFFYVHDGGNARDEAVIRAAKDLGIRIVLARTMYDWNGAPASYRETVPDAVKRTRKLAVKYQGDPMLTVHPAPHSPHAASPEMIQAGHRLAQELDTPFHIHVAEEPFEVEETLAKHGLRTVHYLDKLGVVDERMIAVHLVWLEDSEIRLLGQKRTGLAYCPSSNMFLSDGVTNIPGLLAAGVRVGLGTDGACSNNRISVFEEMRMCSLLQKVTRLDGTCINARQVFHMGTKAGGELLRLPVGEITPGYRADFVSVDLNDLSLSPATELFNHIVYSLQPTAIKDVVVDGKIVVGDGRLFTVEESSIVRKVNALLSKWG, from the coding sequence TTGAGGCAGCTCTTCAAAGCGGACCAGGTCTATGAAGGCGGAAGGTTCCAGCAGAACAGGGCCATTCTGGTGGAAGACGGCCGAATTGTAGAGACGGGGGAACAATCCCTGCTGGAGCGGAAATACAGCCGTACACCGACCTTCGACTGGACGGGAAAGGCCATCCTGCCGGGCACGGTCAACGCCCACAACCATTCCTTTCAGAGCCTGCTGCGGGGGATCGCGGCGGATCGGCCTTTTCTGGAATGGAGAGATCAGGCCTTGTACAAATACACCCCTCTCCTGGATGAGGAAGCGATTTACATCGGCGCGCTGTTTGCCTTTGGCGAAATGCTCAAATACGGGGTGACGACGGTCAGCGATTTCTTCTACGTGCATGACGGCGGGAATGCCAGGGATGAAGCCGTGATCCGGGCGGCCAAGGATTTGGGCATCCGGATCGTGTTGGCAAGGACGATGTACGATTGGAACGGAGCACCCGCAAGCTACCGGGAGACGGTGCCGGATGCGGTGAAGCGTACACGGAAGCTGGCTGTCAAATATCAGGGGGACCCGATGTTGACTGTTCATCCCGCGCCTCATAGCCCTCACGCGGCTTCGCCCGAGATGATCCAGGCCGGGCACAGGCTCGCGCAGGAGCTGGATACGCCTTTTCATATCCATGTGGCCGAGGAGCCGTTTGAGGTGGAAGAGACCCTTGCAAAACATGGACTGCGGACAGTTCATTATCTCGATAAATTGGGCGTTGTGGATGAGCGGATGATCGCGGTCCATCTGGTCTGGCTGGAGGACTCCGAGATCCGGCTGCTTGGACAAAAGCGCACGGGATTAGCCTACTGTCCTTCCAGCAATATGTTCTTGTCCGACGGCGTCACGAACATACCCGGCCTGCTGGCGGCGGGGGTGAGGGTGGGCCTCGGCACGGACGGGGCGTGCAGCAATAACCGGATCAGCGTGTTTGAGGAGATGAGAATGTGCTCTCTGCTCCAAAAAGTGACCCGGCTGGACGGCACCTGTATAAACGCCAGGCAGGTTTTTCATATGGGGACCAAAGCCGGCGGTGAGCTGCTGCGGCTTCCGGTCGGGGAGATAACTCCGGGCTATCGTGCGGATTTTGTATCTGTGGACCTGAACGACCTATCTCTCTCGCCGGCCACCGAGCTGTTCAACCATATCGTCTATTCCCTTCAGCCAACCGCGATTAAAGATGTAGTGGTCGACGGAAAAATCGTGGTTGGAGACGGGCGGCTATTTACGGTCGAGGAATCGTCGATTGTACGAAAGGTTAATGCCCTGTTAAGCAAATGGGGATAA
- a CDS encoding Zn-dependent hydrolase — MIETSLRINRDRLEHSIHELAVYGRNGQGGLDRTAFTPAELEARGWLKAALADEGFGVRVDGAANIWGRRDGEHPELPSIICGSHIDTVPNGGRYDGALGVLMALEVLRTLNDKGIVTRHPFELVSFSAEEPNPFGLSTFGSRAVTGKLTREQIEGAVNGEGKRLTEALEEAGGSLECLSHALISKEEAGVFVEVHIEQGKRLIGQGIPVGIVTAITGIYREEVTVHGEANHAGTTLMDDRCDALTAAAEMILAAEDICRTFPAAEVVGTVGQFRLLPNAPNIIPGEVRFLAEFRGETAAQLQTVVDEWSSRLELSGQRRRVAVTRKVILNQPPAPMDQSVIEVMDRMADMLEIPSQHLGSMAGHDAAHLASVTRSGMLFVPSIGGKSHCPDEESRMEDIEQAANVLLYTLLDLDIILDAKG, encoded by the coding sequence TTGATCGAAACGAGCCTGCGGATTAACCGGGACAGACTGGAGCACAGCATCCATGAGCTGGCCGTCTACGGAAGAAACGGGCAGGGAGGTCTGGACCGGACCGCCTTTACTCCCGCCGAACTGGAAGCCCGGGGATGGCTCAAGGCCGCTCTTGCCGATGAAGGCTTTGGCGTACGGGTTGACGGAGCGGCCAACATCTGGGGAAGAAGGGATGGCGAGCACCCGGAGCTTCCGTCTATCATCTGCGGCTCGCATATCGACACCGTCCCAAATGGAGGCCGATATGACGGAGCGCTCGGGGTCTTGATGGCGCTTGAGGTGTTAAGGACGCTGAACGACAAGGGTATCGTTACCCGGCATCCATTTGAACTGGTATCGTTCAGCGCGGAGGAGCCGAATCCGTTCGGGTTGTCCACCTTTGGCAGCCGGGCCGTTACGGGCAAACTGACGCGGGAACAAATCGAGGGGGCGGTGAACGGGGAAGGGAAGCGGCTGACGGAAGCCTTGGAAGAGGCGGGAGGAAGCTTGGAATGCTTGAGCCATGCACTGATATCGAAGGAAGAGGCAGGCGTCTTCGTTGAAGTGCATATCGAGCAGGGTAAACGGCTGATCGGCCAAGGCATTCCGGTTGGCATTGTAACGGCCATTACCGGCATTTACCGCGAGGAGGTCACGGTGCACGGGGAAGCCAACCATGCGGGAACGACGCTTATGGACGACCGCTGCGACGCGCTGACCGCGGCCGCGGAAATGATTTTGGCCGCCGAGGACATCTGCAGAACGTTTCCCGCAGCCGAAGTCGTCGGAACAGTCGGGCAGTTTCGGCTCCTTCCGAACGCTCCGAACATTATTCCGGGGGAAGTCCGCTTTCTTGCGGAGTTCCGCGGGGAGACTGCGGCGCAGCTCCAGACTGTCGTAGACGAATGGAGCAGCCGGCTCGAATTATCGGGTCAACGGCGGCGGGTTGCGGTGACCCGAAAAGTCATTCTGAATCAGCCTCCGGCGCCAATGGACCAGAGCGTTATAGAAGTGATGGACCGGATGGCCGATATGCTTGAGATCCCCTCGCAGCATCTCGGAAGCATGGCCGGTCATGACGCCGCTCATCTGGCTTCAGTTACCCGCAGCGGAATGCTCTTCGTTCCGAGCATAGGCGGAAAGAGCCACTGCCCGGATGAGGAAAGCCGCATGGAGGATATCGAACAGGCGGCCAATGTGCTGCTGTATACGCTGCTGGATCTGGATATCATCTTGGATGCGAAAGGATGA
- the hutI gene encoding imidazolonepropionase yields the protein MGKLTYVKSASQLLCMDTGHGPRTGKGMSMLGIIADGSVVIEDGIIVFAGSDALAAQFLGTRRGEVEVIDASGKVVAPGLVDPHTHVVYAGSRENELELRLQGEKYTDILQRGGGILNTARSTREASEEELIRQALTRLDRFLLHGVTTIEAKSGYGLTVKDELKQLRAARELDRRHPIDVVPTFMGAHAVPEEYRSHPESYVNLVIEEMLPAVAERGLAEYCDVFCEQGVFDIAESGRILEAAERLGFKLKIHADEIAKNFGGAELAAKLEAVSAEHLLKTSEEGIRALAKSGTIAVLLPGTALFLMERAADARSMIDGGVAVALSTDCNPGSSPTVSMPFIMNAACLTMRMTPAEVLVASTINAAHAIGRGNEIGSIETGKRGDLVLFDVSNYRQLQYYYGMNLVHTVIKNGRTVVKGGVLVDRNEPAD from the coding sequence ATGGGGAAATTGACATACGTTAAATCCGCTTCCCAGCTTCTTTGCATGGACACCGGACATGGCCCTAGAACGGGCAAGGGCATGTCGATGCTTGGGATCATTGCGGACGGAAGCGTTGTGATCGAGGACGGAATCATTGTCTTCGCCGGTTCGGATGCGCTGGCAGCGCAATTTCTGGGCACAAGACGGGGCGAGGTAGAAGTGATTGACGCCTCCGGCAAGGTCGTTGCGCCCGGGCTAGTCGATCCCCATACTCATGTCGTGTATGCCGGAAGCCGGGAAAATGAGCTGGAGCTTCGTCTTCAGGGGGAGAAGTATACCGACATTCTGCAGCGGGGCGGAGGCATTTTGAATACGGCCCGGAGTACAAGGGAGGCTTCCGAGGAGGAGCTGATCCGGCAAGCCTTGACCCGGCTTGATCGTTTCCTGCTTCACGGCGTCACCACGATTGAGGCCAAGAGCGGCTACGGTCTGACGGTAAAGGATGAGCTAAAGCAGCTGCGAGCGGCGCGGGAGCTTGATCGCCGCCATCCCATCGATGTGGTCCCTACATTCATGGGAGCCCATGCGGTTCCCGAAGAATACCGAAGTCATCCGGAGAGCTATGTGAATCTGGTGATCGAGGAAATGCTTCCGGCTGTCGCCGAGCGCGGGCTGGCCGAATACTGCGATGTGTTCTGCGAACAGGGGGTCTTCGATATCGCAGAGTCCGGGAGGATTCTGGAGGCGGCTGAAAGACTCGGCTTTAAGCTGAAAATCCATGCCGATGAAATCGCGAAGAATTTCGGCGGAGCGGAGCTTGCCGCGAAGCTCGAAGCCGTCTCAGCCGAGCATTTGCTGAAGACTTCGGAGGAAGGGATTCGCGCCTTGGCGAAGTCCGGTACCATTGCCGTGCTGCTTCCCGGAACGGCGCTGTTCCTTATGGAACGAGCGGCCGACGCGCGAAGCATGATCGATGGGGGAGTGGCTGTCGCTCTGTCCACCGACTGCAATCCGGGCTCCTCCCCGACCGTTTCCATGCCCTTCATCATGAATGCGGCGTGTCTGACGATGAGGATGACCCCCGCCGAGGTTCTGGTCGCAAGTACGATTAATGCGGCTCATGCGATCGGCCGGGGGAATGAAATCGGCAGTATCGAGACCGGAAAGCGTGGCGATCTGGTCTTGTTCGATGTCTCCAATTACCGCCAGCTTCAATATTATTACGGAATGAACCTGGTGCATACGGTGATCAAGAATGGAAGAACGGTTGTAAAAGGGGGTGTCCTCGTTGATCGAAACGAGCCTGCGGATTAA
- the hutU gene encoding urocanate hydratase, producing MPDHGRIIRAPRGTKLNTKGWVQEAALRMLMNNLDPEVAEHPEQLVVYGGIGRAARSWEAFDRIVSSLKELEEDETLLIQSGKPVAIFRTTKDSPRVLLANSNLVPAWANWDTFHELDKKGLMMYGQMTAGSWIYIGTQGILQGTYETFAELARQHFGGTLKGTITVTAGMGGMGGAQPLAVTMNDGVVIGIDVDKTRILKRIGTRFCDRLAEDLDDALALAAEAKGRKRPLSIGLVGNAAEVLPEMIRRGFIPDIVTDQTSAHDPLNGYLPAGLTLEAGSLLRNSCPEQYIRQAKSSIAIHVRAMLEMKRQGAITFDYGNNIRQAAFDEGVKDAFAFPGFVPAYIRPQFCEGKGPFRWVALSGDPEDIYKTDEVILREFAGNEGLCKWIRLAREKVAFQGLPARICWLGYGERARFGKIINDMVASGELSAPIVIGRDHLDAGSVASPNRETERMKDGSDAVADWPILNALVNTAAGASWVSVHHGGGVGMGYSLHAGMVVVADGTEDAGRRLERVLTTDPGMGVVRHADAGYELAVETARNKGIQIPGLP from the coding sequence ATGCCGGATCATGGGCGTATTATCCGCGCTCCGCGCGGCACGAAACTGAACACCAAGGGCTGGGTGCAGGAGGCCGCCTTACGAATGCTGATGAACAACCTGGACCCTGAGGTAGCGGAGCATCCGGAACAGCTCGTTGTTTATGGCGGCATCGGCCGGGCGGCCCGCAGCTGGGAGGCGTTTGACCGGATCGTTTCCTCTCTAAAGGAGCTTGAAGAGGACGAAACGCTGCTGATTCAGTCGGGGAAGCCTGTAGCGATTTTCAGGACGACCAAGGACTCGCCCCGCGTGCTGCTGGCGAACTCCAATCTGGTGCCAGCCTGGGCCAACTGGGACACCTTTCATGAACTCGATAAAAAAGGGCTGATGATGTACGGCCAGATGACCGCCGGAAGCTGGATCTATATCGGTACGCAGGGGATTCTTCAGGGGACCTACGAAACGTTTGCAGAATTAGCAAGGCAGCATTTCGGGGGCACTTTGAAGGGGACGATCACGGTGACAGCCGGTATGGGCGGCATGGGAGGAGCCCAGCCACTCGCCGTTACGATGAATGATGGCGTCGTAATCGGCATAGACGTAGACAAGACCCGGATTTTAAAAAGAATCGGAACCCGCTTCTGCGACCGGCTGGCGGAGGATCTTGACGACGCGCTTGCCTTGGCCGCAGAAGCGAAGGGGCGCAAGCGGCCCCTTTCCATCGGACTCGTGGGCAATGCCGCGGAGGTGCTGCCGGAGATGATCCGCCGGGGCTTTATTCCCGACATTGTTACTGACCAGACCTCGGCGCATGATCCGCTCAACGGCTATTTGCCGGCAGGGTTGACGCTTGAAGCAGGGAGCTTGCTGAGGAACAGCTGCCCGGAGCAGTACATCCGGCAGGCCAAATCCTCCATCGCCATTCATGTGCGGGCCATGCTCGAAATGAAACGGCAGGGGGCCATCACCTTCGATTATGGCAATAACATCCGTCAAGCTGCCTTCGATGAGGGTGTTAAGGATGCATTTGCTTTTCCGGGATTCGTTCCGGCTTATATCCGGCCGCAATTTTGCGAGGGAAAAGGACCGTTCCGCTGGGTGGCGCTGTCTGGCGACCCAGAGGATATTTACAAGACGGATGAAGTGATCTTGCGCGAATTTGCAGGTAACGAAGGGCTGTGCAAATGGATTCGGCTGGCGCGCGAGAAGGTGGCGTTTCAGGGGCTGCCGGCCCGCATCTGCTGGCTCGGTTACGGTGAGCGCGCCCGCTTCGGGAAGATCATCAACGATATGGTGGCATCCGGTGAGCTGAGCGCGCCGATCGTCATCGGCCGGGATCACCTCGACGCCGGGTCGGTGGCCTCCCCCAACCGGGAGACCGAGCGGATGAAGGACGGCAGCGATGCCGTTGCCGACTGGCCGATCCTGAATGCCCTTGTCAATACCGCCGCCGGTGCGAGCTGGGTGTCGGTGCATCACGGCGGCGGGGTCGGCATGGGGTATTCGCTGCACGCGGGAATGGTTGTCGTTGCGGACGGGACGGAGGATGCCGGCAGGCGGCTGGAGCGCGTACTGACGACCGATCCCGGCATGGGCGTTGTCCGTCATGCGGATGCCGGGTATGAGCTTGCCGTGGAGACCGCGAGGAACAAGGGAATTCAAATCCCGGGATTGCCGTAA